GCTGACTTTCCGGGAACGGTCCCTAAACGGCCCCGAGGGGCTCTGCCGGGCCGGTCAGGACGGCAGGCGGCCCTCGTCGCGCAGGTAGTCCAGTTGGGCCTGCACCGACCATTCGGCCGCCGCCCACAGTGAGCGGTCGACGTCGGCGTACACGCGTTCGACCACCTCCCGGGCCGTCCGCGCCCCCGCCTCCACGGCCGCCTCGACCTGCGCCAGGCGTCGGCGGCGATGAGTGAGATACCCGTCCAGGGCGGCGATCGGGTCGTCCAGGGCGGGTCCGTGTCCGGGCAGGATCACCCGCGCCCCCGCATCCTCGGAGAACGCGCGCAGCCTGTCCAGCGAACCCAGGTAGTCCCCCAGCCTCCCCTCCAGCACCGTGCTCCCGTAGCCGAGGACCGTGTCGCCCGTGAGCACCGCTCCATCGGCCGGGAGCCAGAACGTCAGCGAGTCGTGCGTGTGCCCCGGGGTCTCCATCACGTGGACCTCCAGGCCCCCGGTCGTGATGACGTCGCCCTCGACCAGCCCCTCGTCGCCGAGCCGGTGCCGGGGGTCCAGCGCCAGGATCCGCCCCGTCCCGGCCAGCTCGGCGAACCTGCGGGCCCCGGCGGCATGATCGGGATGACCGTGGGTGAGCACCACCAGCCCGACCCGGCGCCCCGACTCGTCGACCTTGCGAACGACGCGCCGCAGGTGCTTGAGGTCCTTGGGGCCGGGGTCGATCACCACGACCTCCTCGGAGCCCGGCTCGGCCAAGACCCAGGTGTTGGTGCCGTCCAACGTCATCGGTGAGGGGTTGGGCGCCAGGACGCAGGTCGCCCGTTCGGTGCCCATGCCGTCGATCTCGTTCATCCGGCCCATCCTCTCCCCCCGAAGCGCGCCGAGATGGCGCAGGGCCGACGTTCCGGCGAGATGCCAGGCCACGGCCTTGAGCGGCCCGGACCGGAACAGCCCGCTAACCCTGCGCGGTGTCATGACCGGTCGCTTCAGGCGGGTGGCCCGGAGCCCTCGCGGGGGGCCGCCCGGCTGAAGTCCGCATCGACGGGGCGCGGGGGGTGTGGGGGGTCGTTCCCCCACCCAAAGGACGTGTGGGCAGCACCAGATAGGCCGCGCCGTCGATGATCTCGGCCCGGGGCTCGTACGCGACGATCTCGCGTTCGGTGGCGAGGACGTCGGCGACCGTGTCGCAGGCGGCCAGCTCGCTCAGCGTCGCCAGGGTCGGCGGCATGACGAACCACTCGCCGCGCATCGCGTGGTCGACGGCGTCGGCGGGACGCACCCAGACGGCCCGGTCGGCCTCGGTGCTGACGTCCCGGGCGCGCTGGCCCTCGGGGATCGCGGCGACGAAGAAGCGCGTGTCGTACCGCTTGGGCTCGACGGCGGGCGTGATCCAGTGCGCCCAAGGCCGCAACAGGTCGCTGCGCAGCACCAGCCCGCGCCGGCCGAGGAACTCCGCGAACGACTGCGACCGGTCCAGCAGCGCCCGCCGGTCGGCCTCCCAGCCGTCGCCCCGCGTGTCGTCCACCACCGCGTCCGGGGCGGGCCCGGCCAGCAGGACGAGGGTCTCCTCGAACGTCTCGCGCACGGCGGCGCACACCAACTCGCGGGCGACCGTCTCCCCCGCCGCGAAGGCCCGCGCCCACTCCCCCGGCGGCGGCCCGGCCCACCCGATGGACGCCTCACCGTCCCGGGGGTCGACCGACCCCCCGGGGAACACGTACGCGCCCGGCGCGAACGCCATCGACGCCACCCGCCGCAGCATGAACACCTGCAGCCCGTGCTCGTCGTGGTCACGGAGCACCGCCACCGTCGCCGCGTCCCGCGCCGGGGCCGCCTCGACCCGCCCGGCCAGCAGGTCCTCGACCCGCCCCCGCAGCTCCTCCGGCAGCCTGATGCCGTGGTCCACGCTCATGGCCGCCCATTCGGACATACCGAACAAGGTTCCGTCAAGCCCACCACCACGGCAACCACCCACGCCCGAACCGCAACCCCCACGTTCGAACCGCAACCACCCGCGTCGAACCGCAACCATCCACGCCCGAACCGCAACCACCCACGTTCGAACCCCAACCCCCACGCCCGAACCCCAACCATCCGCGTTCGAACCCCAACCCGGCGGGGGTGTCGCCCGGTCCTTCAGGCGGACGGCCCGGAGCGCAAGCGGAGGGCCGTTCGGCTGAAGATCTCCAAGACCGGGCGCGGGGGGCGTGGGGGGTCGCCCCCCCACATCACAAACAAGCGACGAGGTCCAGCTCCACGGGGGTGTTCATGGGCAGCGACGTCACGCCGACGGCGGCGCGGGCGTGGCGGCCGGCGTCGCCGAACACGCGGCCCAGCAGGTCGCTGGCGCCGTTGATCACCTGGGGCTGGCCGTAGAAGTCCGGGGCGCTCGCCACGTAGCCGACGACCTTGACGATCCGGGTGACCCGCGACAGCTCGCCGATCTCGGACCTCAGCGCGGCGAGGGCGTTCAGCGCGCACAGCGCCGCCATCTCGGCGGCGCGTTCCGGGGTGACCTCGGCCCCGACCTTGCCGGTGACCGGCAGCTCGCCCTTGACGAACGGGAGCTGCCCGGAGGTGTGGACCAGCGAGCCGACCCGGACCGCCGGGACGTACGAGGCCAGCGGCGGCACGACCTCCGGCAGTTCGAAGCCCAGCTCGGCGATCCGCTCCTCCGGGGTGCTCACTGCAGTTCCCGCTTGAAGTAGGCCACCAGGTTCTCGGGGTTCGGGCCGGGGATGACGGTGACGAGCTCCCACCCGTCCTGGCCCCAGTTGTCGAGAATCTGCTTGGTGGCGTGCACCAGCAGCGGAACGGTCGCGTACTCCCACTTCTTCATGCCGCTCAGCCTAGCGATCGCCTCAGGACGGCCCGTCCAGGTAGTGGAACCCCGGCTTCGGGTGCATGAGGAAGTCGTGGTGGGAGATGTTCCATGCGTAGGCCCCGGCCATGGCGAAGGCGACCACGTCCCCCACGGCGAGGTGGCTGACGCGAATGTCGCGTGCGAAGACGTCCTTGGGCGTGCAGAGCTGGCCCACGAGCGTGACGGGGGCTTCGCCGACCGATGGGCCGTTCCCTCCTTGGGGGAGCACGGTGAACGGCTGGTCGTGGTTCTTGGTGGCGGGGGTGCGGATGTGGTGCGTGCCGCCTTGGAGGACGGCGTACCACTGGCCGTGCGCCTTCTTCACGTCGAGAACGCGCGTCACGTACCAGCCCGCGTAGACGCTCACGGCGCGGCCGGGCTCGATGCGCAGGGTCTCCCCCGGCTGCGCCATGGAGGCGACCTCGCTCCCGTACGTCGCCCAGTCGAAGCGCCGGGACGGGTCCGAGTAGTCCACCGCCATGCCGCCGCCCAGGTTGACCTCGGGCGCGTCCGTGCAGCCGGCCTTGTCCAACCAGGGGCGGGCCCATTGGAGGATCTCCGCCGACTGCCGCAGCATCGCGTCGGCGTCCAGCCCCGAGGCCAGATGGGCGTGGACACCTCGCAGCCTCACCCACGGGGCCCTCGCCAGGATCTCCCGGCACTCCTCGATGGCGTCGGGGTCCATGCCGAACGGACCGGACATCGCGAGCGCGACCCCTCGGCGGTCGCCCGCCAGGTTCACGCGCAGCAGCACGTCGACGTCCGTCCTGAGGTCGGCCAGGCGGGTCAGCTCGTACGGGCTCTCCACGTGGACCCGCTCGGCCTCCCGTACGGCCAAGGCCAGCTCCGCATCGGTCTTCCCTGGGCCGCCGAAGGCCAGCCTCGTCTGCGGGAGGGCCGACCGTACGTGCGCCAGCTCTCCCCCGGAGGCGACCTCGATGCCGTCCACGTACGGCGCGACCGCCGCCAGGATCCGGGCGTCGGGGTTGGCCTTGGCCGCGTAGAGGATCTCCGGCCCTCCCGCGAGCGCCGCCCGGATCCCCGCCGCGTGCTCGCGCAGGGCCCCCAGGTCGTACACGAACGCGGGGAGGTCATCGTTCGCGGCGGGGCCCCCGGCCCACCGCCGCACGGCGTCGGTCATCACGGGACCAAGTCTGACGTCACACCCCGGTGCGCGACCCCGCCCCCGGGCACCCGATCATGTGACGAGCGGCCCGTTCCGGGACGTTCGGAGCGTACGGCGCGGTGTGCCGGAAGAGCCTCAAGGGGTACACGCCGGCGGCGGT
The DNA window shown above is from Thermomonospora umbrina and carries:
- a CDS encoding MBL fold metallo-hydrolase encodes the protein MNEIDGMGTERATCVLAPNPSPMTLDGTNTWVLAEPGSEEVVVIDPGPKDLKHLRRVVRKVDESGRRVGLVVLTHGHPDHAAGARRFAELAGTGRILALDPRHRLGDEGLVEGDVITTGGLEVHVMETPGHTHDSLTFWLPADGAVLTGDTVLGYGSTVLEGRLGDYLGSLDRLRAFSEDAGARVILPGHGPALDDPIAALDGYLTHRRRRLAQVEAAVEAGARTAREVVERVYADVDRSLWAAAEWSVQAQLDYLRDEGRLPS
- a CDS encoding NUDIX hydrolase; this translates as MSVDHGIRLPEELRGRVEDLLAGRVEAAPARDAATVAVLRDHDEHGLQVFMLRRVASMAFAPGAYVFPGGSVDPRDGEASIGWAGPPPGEWARAFAAGETVARELVCAAVRETFEETLVLLAGPAPDAVVDDTRGDGWEADRRALLDRSQSFAEFLGRRGLVLRSDLLRPWAHWITPAVEPKRYDTRFFVAAIPEGQRARDVSTEADRAVWVRPADAVDHAMRGEWFVMPPTLATLSELAACDTVADVLATEREIVAYEPRAEIIDGAAYLVLPTRPLGGGTTPHTPRAPSMRTSAGRPPARAPGHPPEATGHDTAQG
- a CDS encoding RidA family protein; the protein is MSTPEERIAELGFELPEVVPPLASYVPAVRVGSLVHTSGQLPFVKGELPVTGKVGAEVTPERAAEMAALCALNALAALRSEIGELSRVTRIVKVVGYVASAPDFYGQPQVINGASDLLGRVFGDAGRHARAAVGVTSLPMNTPVELDLVACL
- a CDS encoding DUF4177 domain-containing protein, giving the protein MKKWEYATVPLLVHATKQILDNWGQDGWELVTVIPGPNPENLVAYFKRELQ
- a CDS encoding alanine racemase codes for the protein MTDAVRRWAGGPAANDDLPAFVYDLGALREHAAGIRAALAGGPEILYAAKANPDARILAAVAPYVDGIEVASGGELAHVRSALPQTRLAFGGPGKTDAELALAVREAERVHVESPYELTRLADLRTDVDVLLRVNLAGDRRGVALAMSGPFGMDPDAIEECREILARAPWVRLRGVHAHLASGLDADAMLRQSAEILQWARPWLDKAGCTDAPEVNLGGGMAVDYSDPSRRFDWATYGSEVASMAQPGETLRIEPGRAVSVYAGWYVTRVLDVKKAHGQWYAVLQGGTHHIRTPATKNHDQPFTVLPQGGNGPSVGEAPVTLVGQLCTPKDVFARDIRVSHLAVGDVVAFAMAGAYAWNISHHDFLMHPKPGFHYLDGPS